In Falco biarmicus isolate bFalBia1 chromosome 6, bFalBia1.pri, whole genome shotgun sequence, the following are encoded in one genomic region:
- the POMC gene encoding pro-opiomelanocortin, translated as MLSVLWSSLPVVLGLLLWHPAGASGPCWESSKCQDLTSEAGIVACAAVCRADLSAEAPVYPGNGHLQPLSESIRKYVMSHFRWNKFGRRNSSSGEHKREGAAGGNPPPASLPAGPPSRHEEKQGTGLEREEGKRSYSMEHFRWGKPVGRKRRPIKVYPNGVEEESAESYPLEFRRDLPLGSTRPPPEEEEEEEEEGQEEEKAAGGSYRMCHLPWHVPLKDKRYGGFMTSEHSQTPLVTLFKNAIIKSTYKKGQ; from the exons ATGCTGAGCGTGCTGTGGAGCAGCCTGCCcgtggtgctggggctgctgctctggcacCCTGCCGGCGCCAGCGGCCCatgctgggagagcagcaaaTGCCAGGACCTCACCAGTGAGGCTGGCATTGTG GCATGCGCCGCGGTGTGCAGAGCTGACCTGTCAGCCGAGGCGCCGGTCTACCCTGGGAACGGGCACCTCCAGCCCCTCTCCGAGAGCATCCGCAAGTACGTCATGAGCCACTTTCGCTGGAACAAGTTTGGCCggaggaacagcagcagcgGGGAGCACAAAAgggagggggcagcggggggcaaCCCACCACCCGCATCGCTGCCTGCGGGCCCGCCGTCCCGCCatgaggaaaagcagggaaCTGGGCTGGAGCGGGAGGAAGGCAAACGCTCCTACTCCATGGAGCACTTTCGCTGGGGAAAGCCGGTGGGTCGCAAGAGGAGACCCATCAAGGTCTACCCCAATGGGGTGGAGGAAGAATCGGCTGAGAGCTACCCGCTGGAGTTCAGGCGGGATCTGCCGCTTGGCAGCACCAGGCCACCACccgaggaggaagaggaggaggaggaggaaggccaggaggaggagaaggcggCCGGTGGCTCCTACCGCATGTGCCATCTTCCCTGGCATGTGCCCTTGAAGGACAAGCGCTATGGGGGCTTCATGACCTCGGAGCACAGCCAGACCCCTCTAGTGACTCTCTTCAAAAATGCCATCATCAAAAGCACCTACAAGAAGGGGCAGTGA